A genomic window from Prunus persica cultivar Lovell chromosome G2, Prunus_persica_NCBIv2, whole genome shotgun sequence includes:
- the LOC18785102 gene encoding uncharacterized protein LOC18785102 isoform X1, whose translation MKPKTTAVPRAQKSKPFQGDGPNWLLIAGGALLSTLSIRLGYKLKQALDTKHQENASNGSGKSSDRRKCRVHSNVYSFTQQSDGSCFNCMSGTEAMMEMKCLPDGQMLSESDGALPLVKVPTPEFNKENGIVWASSPDRLELPPKPFLHYSNCSDSPCVSESGSDIFSKRDVIQKLRQQLKRRDDMILEMQDQIVELQNSLNAQLAHSTHLQSQLDSANRDFFDSEREIQRLRKAIADHCVGHASPNGKSSPVTIWQPEATNGHANGYLDGESNFDATEKGRGDGERVEMLKREVGELKEVIEGKEYLLQSYKVQKSELALKINELQQRLDSQLPNIL comes from the exons atgaaaccaaaaacaaCTGCTGTACCCAGAGCTCAGAAGTCCAAACCATTTCAGGGCGATGGACCTAATTGGCTTCTTATTGCTGGTGGTGCCTTGTTAAGTACACTGTCAATTCGTCTTGGTTACAAGCTGAAGCAAGCACTTGACACAAAGCACCAGGAGAATGCTAGTAATG GAAGTGGAAAATCCTCTGACAGAAGGAAGTGCCGTGTGCACTCAAATGTTTATTCCTTTACACAACAAAGTGATGGCAGTTGCTTTAATTGCATGTCAG GAACTGAGGCCATGATGGAGATGAAGTGCCTGCCCGATGGCCAGATGCTGAGTGAATCTGATGGAGCTCTGCCTCTAGTTAAAGTTCCCACCCCTGAATTTAACAAGGAGAATGGCATTGTCTGGGCATCTTCTCCTGATCGCCTTGAGTTGCCTCCAAAGCCATTCCTCCACTATTCAAACTGCTCAGATTCTCCATGTGTTTCAGAGTCTGGCTCTGACATCTTCAGTAAGCGGGATGTAATACAAAAACTAAGGCAACAATTAAAGAGAAGAGATGACATGATACTAGAGATGCAGGATCAGATTGTAGAACTGCAGAATTCACTGAATGCTCAGCTGGCACATTCAACCCATCTGCAGTCACAACTTGATTCAGCAAACAGGGACTTTTTTGATTCTGAGAGAGAAATTCAAAGGCTTCGGAAGGCAATTGCAGATCACTGTGTGGGACATGCGAGCCCCAACGGCAAATCATCCCCAGTCACTATTTGGCAACCTGAAGCAACAAATGGTCATGCAAATGGGTATCTTGATGGGGAAAGTAATTTTGATGCAACTGAAAAAGGAAGAGGGGATGGGGAGAGGGTTGAGATGCTCAAGAGGGAAGtgggagaattgaaggaggtGATAGAAGGAAAGGAGTACTTGCTGCAGAGCTACAAGGTGCAAAAATCAGAGCTCGCTTTGAaaatcaatgagttgcagCAGAGACTGGATTCTCAACTCCCCAATATTTTGTAG
- the LOC18785102 gene encoding uncharacterized protein LOC18785102 isoform X2: MKPKTTAVPRAQKSKPFQGDGPNWLLIAGGALLSTLSIRLGYKLKQALDTKHQENARSGKSSDRRKCRVHSNVYSFTQQSDGSCFNCMSGTEAMMEMKCLPDGQMLSESDGALPLVKVPTPEFNKENGIVWASSPDRLELPPKPFLHYSNCSDSPCVSESGSDIFSKRDVIQKLRQQLKRRDDMILEMQDQIVELQNSLNAQLAHSTHLQSQLDSANRDFFDSEREIQRLRKAIADHCVGHASPNGKSSPVTIWQPEATNGHANGYLDGESNFDATEKGRGDGERVEMLKREVGELKEVIEGKEYLLQSYKVQKSELALKINELQQRLDSQLPNIL; this comes from the exons atgaaaccaaaaacaaCTGCTGTACCCAGAGCTCAGAAGTCCAAACCATTTCAGGGCGATGGACCTAATTGGCTTCTTATTGCTGGTGGTGCCTTGTTAAGTACACTGTCAATTCGTCTTGGTTACAAGCTGAAGCAAGCACTTGACACAAAGCACCAGGAGAATGCTA GAAGTGGAAAATCCTCTGACAGAAGGAAGTGCCGTGTGCACTCAAATGTTTATTCCTTTACACAACAAAGTGATGGCAGTTGCTTTAATTGCATGTCAG GAACTGAGGCCATGATGGAGATGAAGTGCCTGCCCGATGGCCAGATGCTGAGTGAATCTGATGGAGCTCTGCCTCTAGTTAAAGTTCCCACCCCTGAATTTAACAAGGAGAATGGCATTGTCTGGGCATCTTCTCCTGATCGCCTTGAGTTGCCTCCAAAGCCATTCCTCCACTATTCAAACTGCTCAGATTCTCCATGTGTTTCAGAGTCTGGCTCTGACATCTTCAGTAAGCGGGATGTAATACAAAAACTAAGGCAACAATTAAAGAGAAGAGATGACATGATACTAGAGATGCAGGATCAGATTGTAGAACTGCAGAATTCACTGAATGCTCAGCTGGCACATTCAACCCATCTGCAGTCACAACTTGATTCAGCAAACAGGGACTTTTTTGATTCTGAGAGAGAAATTCAAAGGCTTCGGAAGGCAATTGCAGATCACTGTGTGGGACATGCGAGCCCCAACGGCAAATCATCCCCAGTCACTATTTGGCAACCTGAAGCAACAAATGGTCATGCAAATGGGTATCTTGATGGGGAAAGTAATTTTGATGCAACTGAAAAAGGAAGAGGGGATGGGGAGAGGGTTGAGATGCTCAAGAGGGAAGtgggagaattgaaggaggtGATAGAAGGAAAGGAGTACTTGCTGCAGAGCTACAAGGTGCAAAAATCAGAGCTCGCTTTGAaaatcaatgagttgcagCAGAGACTGGATTCTCAACTCCCCAATATTTTGTAG